One window from the genome of Terriglobia bacterium encodes:
- a CDS encoding UPF0182 family protein: MRNRLTWVIILLAVFLLAGGLSFAVEMYFDWLWFGELGKATLFTTALYAKSIMFTAVLALAFLFLYGNLWIAHRGPGPIKIGIPTPDGRITAYTFEPTTVQRVIGLLSLVVGFMLAIRSAGLWEIVWQWRNRVDFGVPDPVFARDISFYFFTLPVLEEVVRLGLLLCFLAAAGALLLYYFKGAFSLRIVRLSKRGRAVSHVSMLAGLFFLFLAANAYLDRFELLFSDHQLMSGASYADIYARMPVLSILVVTALAGAVLWFYNAFASNYRWAVLAAGLYLVVFLGGNIYPALLQSFVVAPNELAKETPQLEYNIKATLHAYDLDKVQDRSLSGDRALTPQDIEANAATIQSIRLWDHGPLLDAFAQIQEIRTYYDFVSVDNDRYPMKGGPQQMMLSPRELDAANLPERNWINEHLAYTHGYGLTLGPVNRAMPDGLPVLEVKDIPPRSTEPVLKITRPEIYYGEVTKGYAVVRTGAQEFDYPSEKQNVYTTYQGTGGVPIQSFLRKLLFAFYFRDANIVLSPMLKADSRFLFYRDLKSRFSRLVPFLLLDQDPYMVISGGRLFWIQDAYTRSDRYPYSIPTPGIGNYMRNSVKLVLDAYNGTVDMYVADPDDPLIKVYERIFPNVFQPLAAMPEDLRAHIRYPEDIFRVQTYIYSVYHMNRAQIFYNKEDLWEIPVLTSSSGQQAMSPYYTIMRLPQEKREEFILMLPFTPGRKDNLSAWMVARSDGDRYGQLVVYRFPKQKLVYGPKQIVARINQDADISRQLSLWDQRGSQVIQGTLMVIPIEEALLYVRPLYLRGESAKIPELKRVIVAYEDKIAMEETLEASIAKIFTGEPVPLEAAAPVGAPPAAAGAPADLIRQAAEAYDRAIQAQRAGDWAAYGEELKKLGALLRQLQKK, translated from the coding sequence ATGCGAAACCGGCTCACATGGGTGATTATCCTGCTGGCGGTGTTCCTGCTGGCGGGCGGTTTATCGTTCGCCGTCGAGATGTACTTCGACTGGCTTTGGTTCGGGGAGCTTGGCAAGGCCACTCTCTTCACCACCGCTCTGTATGCCAAGAGCATCATGTTTACGGCGGTCCTGGCTTTGGCTTTCCTGTTTCTTTACGGCAATCTCTGGATCGCCCATCGCGGCCCGGGCCCCATAAAGATCGGGATTCCCACACCTGACGGGCGCATCACGGCTTACACCTTTGAACCGACCACGGTGCAGCGCGTAATCGGCCTGTTGTCGCTGGTTGTGGGATTCATGCTCGCAATCCGCAGCGCAGGCCTGTGGGAGATCGTCTGGCAGTGGCGCAACCGGGTCGATTTCGGGGTGCCGGACCCGGTTTTTGCGCGCGACATTTCATTCTACTTCTTCACCCTGCCTGTGCTCGAAGAGGTGGTGCGGCTGGGGCTGCTGCTCTGCTTCCTCGCGGCCGCGGGCGCCCTGCTCCTCTACTATTTCAAAGGGGCTTTCTCCCTGCGCATCGTGCGCCTGTCCAAGCGTGGTCGCGCCGTCTCACACGTATCCATGCTTGCGGGCCTGTTTTTCCTCTTCCTGGCTGCCAACGCCTACCTGGACCGGTTTGAGCTTCTGTTCTCCGACCACCAGTTGATGTCTGGCGCCAGCTACGCGGACATATACGCCCGCATGCCGGTGCTGAGCATTCTGGTGGTAACGGCGCTGGCCGGGGCGGTGCTCTGGTTCTACAACGCCTTCGCTTCGAACTATCGCTGGGCGGTGCTGGCGGCGGGTCTCTATCTGGTCGTCTTCCTGGGCGGGAACATTTATCCGGCGCTATTGCAGAGTTTTGTGGTAGCCCCCAACGAGCTGGCGAAGGAAACCCCTCAGCTCGAGTACAACATCAAGGCGACGCTCCACGCCTATGATCTCGACAAGGTCCAGGACCGGAGCCTGTCGGGTGACAGGGCGCTCACTCCGCAGGACATCGAGGCAAACGCAGCCACCATACAAAGCATTCGCCTGTGGGACCACGGGCCGCTGCTCGACGCCTTTGCGCAGATCCAGGAGATCCGGACGTACTACGATTTCGTCTCCGTCGACAACGACCGCTACCCGATGAAAGGCGGGCCGCAGCAAATGATGCTGTCCCCGCGCGAACTGGATGCGGCCAACCTGCCCGAGCGGAACTGGATCAATGAGCATCTCGCCTATACTCACGGCTACGGCCTGACGCTCGGCCCCGTCAACCGTGCCATGCCTGACGGGCTGCCGGTGCTCGAAGTCAAGGACATCCCGCCGAGATCTACCGAGCCTGTGTTAAAAATCACCCGGCCTGAGATCTATTACGGCGAGGTCACCAAAGGATATGCGGTGGTTCGGACCGGTGCTCAGGAATTCGATTACCCCAGCGAAAAACAGAACGTCTATACGACCTACCAGGGTACCGGCGGCGTTCCCATACAGTCGTTCCTGAGGAAACTCCTTTTTGCCTTCTATTTTCGGGACGCGAACATCGTGCTCTCTCCGATGCTGAAGGCGGACAGCCGGTTCCTCTTTTACCGCGATCTGAAAAGCCGCTTCAGCCGCCTGGTGCCGTTCCTGCTTCTGGATCAGGATCCCTACATGGTGATATCCGGGGGCAGGTTGTTCTGGATCCAGGATGCGTACACACGCAGCGACCGGTATCCGTACTCGATACCAACCCCCGGAATCGGCAACTACATGCGGAATTCGGTGAAACTGGTCCTGGATGCCTACAACGGCACCGTTGACATGTACGTTGCCGATCCGGACGACCCGTTGATCAAGGTCTACGAGCGCATTTTTCCGAACGTATTTCAGCCCCTGGCGGCAATGCCTGAGGACCTGCGGGCGCACATCCGCTATCCGGAAGACATCTTCAGAGTCCAGACTTACATATATTCCGTGTATCACATGAACAGGGCACAGATCTTCTACAACAAGGAGGATCTGTGGGAGATCCCGGTGCTGACATCCTCCAGCGGCCAGCAGGCCATGTCGCCCTATTACACTATTATGCGACTGCCTCAGGAGAAGCGGGAGGAGTTCATCCTGATGCTGCCGTTCACCCCCGGGCGCAAGGACAACCTGTCGGCCTGGATGGTCGCCCGCAGCGACGGGGATCGCTACGGCCAGCTCGTGGTGTATCGCTTCCCCAAACAGAAACTGGTCTACGGCCCCAAGCAGATCGTGGCCCGGATCAATCAGGACGCGGATATCTCCAGACAGCTTTCCCTGTGGGACCAGCGGGGCTCGCAGGTGATTCAGGGGACGCTGATGGTGATCCCGATTGAGGAAGCCTTGCTGTACGTCCGCCCTCTGTACCTGAGGGGGGAGAGCGCCAAAATCCCCGAGCTTAAGCGCGTGATTGTCGCCTACGAAGACAAGATCGCCATGGAGGAGACGCTCGAAGCGTCGATCGCCAAGATTTTCACGGGGGAGCCTGTGCCGCTGGAAGCAGCCGCACCGGTGGGGGCGCCGCCGGCTGCCGCCGGTGCGCCGGCCGATCTGATCCGGCAGGCAGCCGAGGCTTACGATCGCGCCATACAGGCGCAGCGCGCGGGCGATTGGGCGGCTTACGGCGAAGAGCTCAAGAAGCTGGGTGCCCTGTTGCGGCAGCTGCAAAAGAAATGA